In Betaproteobacteria bacterium, one genomic interval encodes:
- the clpS gene encoding ATP-dependent Clp protease adapter ClpS yields the protein MATKQPKSNDHGSTELKEKPAQTKPPAMWQVVMYNDDYTPMEFVVEVLGQIFGHNFERATQIMLKVHTEGRGVCGIFPRDVASMKVDQVVDLARVNQHPLRCGMEEV from the coding sequence ATGGCCACCAAGCAACCCAAATCAAACGACCACGGCAGCACGGAGCTCAAGGAAAAGCCGGCACAGACCAAGCCTCCCGCAATGTGGCAGGTGGTGATGTATAACGACGACTACACGCCGATGGAGTTCGTGGTTGAAGTGCTTGGGCAGATTTTTGGCCACAACTTCGAACGGGCAACGCAAATCATGCTCAAAGTTCATACCGAGGGGCGTGGTGTCTGCGGAATTTTCCCGCGCGATGTCGCGTCAATGAAAGTTGATCAGGTGGTTGACCTTGCACGCGTCAATCAGCATCCGCTGCGCTGCGGCATGGAAGAAGTCTGA
- a CDS encoding FCSD flavin-binding domain-containing protein has translation MTIDRRNFLKLLGAGAGAGSLYGCAGAPAVSVVSEILPKTGRRVVVIGGGYGGTIAAKYVRMYDRSIEVVLIERNRQFVSCPFSNLYIGGIMKDLTPLTIGYDKLAANHGIKMVYDEVTAIDPAAKKVVVRGGTIAYDQLIVSPGVDFRLDEIKGYDPKQTPDVMPHAWKAGEQTLLLRNQLVAMKDGGTVLITVPLTPYRCPPGPYERASMIAMYLKQAKPKSKLIVLDSNPDIVSKAGLFKKGWAKHYQGILEYRGAKKVTEVDTKSKTVLVEGLEAVTGDVINLIPPQRAGHIAVAAGLVGPDKNWCPVNPTTFESTIHKGIHVIGDASIAGAMPKSGYSANSQAKACALNLVAAMNGKELTEFSGINTCYSFITAKEAVEVTGVYKVDKGAIVAAAGSVGVSPDLSELEAIYAESWLKNILTEMST, from the coding sequence ATGACTATCGATCGCAGAAATTTCCTCAAGTTGCTTGGCGCGGGCGCGGGTGCGGGCTCGCTTTACGGTTGCGCGGGTGCTCCGGCGGTCTCGGTTGTTTCGGAGATATTGCCCAAGACAGGTCGCCGCGTGGTGGTGATTGGCGGCGGCTACGGTGGCACCATCGCCGCCAAGTACGTCCGTATGTATGACCGCAGCATCGAAGTGGTGCTCATTGAACGAAATCGGCAGTTCGTTTCCTGCCCCTTCAGCAACCTGTACATCGGCGGCATCATGAAGGATTTGACGCCGCTGACGATCGGCTACGACAAGCTTGCCGCCAACCATGGCATCAAGATGGTTTACGACGAAGTCACCGCCATCGATCCGGCCGCAAAGAAAGTCGTGGTCCGCGGCGGCACGATCGCTTACGACCAACTGATCGTCTCCCCCGGCGTTGATTTCCGTTTGGACGAGATCAAGGGCTACGACCCCAAGCAGACGCCCGACGTCATGCCGCATGCATGGAAGGCCGGCGAACAGACGCTGTTGTTGCGTAACCAGTTGGTCGCCATGAAAGACGGCGGCACTGTGTTGATCACCGTGCCGCTGACGCCATACCGCTGCCCGCCTGGTCCCTATGAACGTGCCAGCATGATTGCCATGTACCTCAAACAGGCGAAGCCAAAGTCGAAGCTGATCGTACTGGACTCCAATCCGGACATCGTGTCCAAGGCGGGCCTGTTCAAGAAGGGCTGGGCCAAACACTATCAGGGTATTCTTGAGTATCGTGGTGCCAAGAAGGTCACCGAAGTGGACACCAAGTCGAAAACCGTCCTGGTCGAAGGCCTGGAGGCGGTGACGGGTGACGTGATCAACCTGATACCGCCCCAGCGTGCTGGCCACATCGCGGTCGCCGCCGGCCTGGTCGGCCCGGACAAGAACTGGTGCCCGGTCAATCCAACCACCTTCGAGTCGACGATCCACAAGGGTATACATGTCATTGGCGATGCGTCGATCGCGGGTGCCATGCCGAAGTCCGGCTATTCGGCCAACTCCCAGGCAAAGGCGTGCGCCCTCAATCTGGTCGCTGCAATGAACGGAAAGGAGCTGACGGAGTTTTCCGGGATCAATACCTGCTACAGCTTTATCACCGCCAAGGAGGCCGTCGAAGTCACCGGTGTGTATAAAGTTGACAAGGGTGCGATCGTCGCCGCCGCCGGCTCGGTTGGCGTATCTCCCGATTTGTCGGAACTTGAGGCGATCTATGCCGAGAGCTGGCTCAAGAACATTCTTACCGAGATGTCGACCTGA
- a CDS encoding pseudouridine synthase has translation MLIAFNKPHGVICQFSPSGDKPTLKDFVDIPDVYPAGRLDTDSEGLLLLTDDGILQARIADPARRIVKRYWAQVEGEPTDSDLDPLRRGVDLGDFVTAPAAAKLLAPPAGLWPRDPPVRFRQDIPTAWLEIGIAEGKNRQIRRMTAKIGYPTLRLVRVAIGSWVLDGILPGKWRAVEVPTSMTQRIKTTKKP, from the coding sequence ATGTTGATCGCGTTCAACAAGCCTCATGGGGTGATCTGCCAATTCAGCCCTTCTGGCGACAAACCTACGCTCAAGGACTTCGTCGATATTCCAGACGTTTATCCGGCTGGGAGGCTTGATACCGACAGCGAAGGATTGTTGCTATTGACGGACGACGGCATTTTGCAAGCCAGAATTGCCGACCCCGCGCGAAGAATAGTCAAAAGATATTGGGCACAGGTGGAAGGCGAGCCAACCGATTCCGATCTGGATCCATTACGACGCGGTGTAGACCTCGGTGATTTTGTCACGGCTCCTGCTGCGGCAAAGCTGTTGGCGCCACCTGCCGGTCTTTGGCCACGTGATCCGCCCGTTCGATTCCGGCAAGACATACCGACCGCATGGCTGGAGATTGGTATCGCCGAGGGTAAGAACCGCCAAATCAGGCGCATGACGGCCAAAATTGGCTATCCGACCCTGCGATTGGTGCGAGTCGCCATCGGATCCTGGGTTCTAGATGGAATATTGCCGGGAAAATGGCGCGCGGTCGAGGTGCCGACAAGCATGACGCAGCGCATCAAAACGACAAAAAAACCCTGA
- the mnmA gene encoding tRNA 2-thiouridine(34) synthase MnmA, whose amino-acid sequence MSKKRIVVGLSGGVDSSVSALLLKQQGFDVVGLFMKNWEDDDDDEHCSTRQDFIDAAAAADVLGIDFEAVNFAAQYKERVFAEFLREYSAGRTPNPDVLCNAEIKFKAFLEHAINLGANQIATGHYARVREVDGRFELLKGLDQGKDQSYFLHRLNQHQLSKSLFPVGHLVKSAVRRLAQEAGLPNHAKKDSTGICFIGERPFREFLQRYLPREPGDMVTPTGKRIGRHEGLMYYTLGQRQGLGIGGTRDGDGEPWFVAGKELDRNRLVVVQGHEHPLLLKNELAAQDAAWVSGHAPSEAGSYAAKTRYRQTDSACHLSAANDSEFALRFDNAQWAITPGQSAVVYAGEVCLGGGVIR is encoded by the coding sequence ATGTCAAAAAAACGTATCGTGGTGGGCCTTTCCGGTGGCGTGGATTCGTCGGTTTCCGCGTTGCTATTGAAGCAGCAGGGATTCGACGTGGTCGGCCTGTTCATGAAGAACTGGGAGGACGATGACGACGATGAACACTGCTCGACTCGCCAGGACTTCATTGACGCCGCCGCGGCAGCCGATGTGCTCGGCATTGACTTCGAGGCGGTCAACTTCGCTGCCCAATACAAGGAGCGGGTTTTCGCCGAATTCCTGCGCGAATATTCTGCCGGCCGCACGCCCAATCCCGATGTATTGTGTAACGCGGAAATCAAATTCAAGGCGTTCCTCGAACATGCAATCAATCTTGGCGCGAATCAGATTGCCACGGGACACTATGCTCGCGTACGTGAAGTCGATGGGCGGTTTGAACTATTGAAGGGGCTCGATCAAGGCAAAGATCAGAGCTACTTCCTGCACCGCCTTAACCAGCACCAATTGTCAAAATCGTTGTTTCCGGTCGGACATTTGGTGAAGTCGGCCGTACGCAGACTGGCGCAAGAGGCGGGCCTGCCGAATCACGCCAAGAAAGATTCAACCGGAATTTGTTTTATCGGTGAGCGCCCTTTCCGGGAATTTCTACAACGATACCTGCCGCGTGAGCCGGGCGACATGGTCACGCCCACCGGCAAGCGCATTGGACGCCACGAGGGCCTGATGTACTACACGCTCGGTCAAAGGCAGGGACTGGGTATAGGCGGCACCCGCGACGGGGATGGCGAGCCGTGGTTTGTAGCGGGAAAAGAGCTTGATAGAAACCGGTTGGTCGTCGTACAGGGGCATGAACATCCCTTGCTGCTGAAGAACGAGCTGGCTGCACAGGATGCGGCGTGGGTTAGCGGCCACGCACCGTCCGAAGCGGGCTCATATGCCGCCAAAACGCGTTACCGCCAGACTGACTCAGCCTGCCATCTCAGCGCCGCCAACGACAGTGAGTTCGCGTTGCGGTTTGACAATGCGCAGTGGGCCATAACCCCGGGGCAGTCCGCGGTCGTCTATGCAGGAGAAGTATGTCTGGGTGGCGGCGTCATTCGCTGA
- the pbpG gene encoding D-alanyl-D-alanine endopeptidase gives MQKSRATPDLTREGVPNLLSHAAMVFDPMTGRALYAKNADVPMPIASITKLMTAMVVLEAKQNMDEPVIIDSADIDTIKSSRSRLPVGTAFRREDLLRLALMASDNRAAASLGRTYPGGTPAFVDAMNAKAKLIGMQNSRFVDPTGLAPANVASPQDLALLVAEASSFPQIREYSTTPQLHVTLPNGKRAMGFNNTNALVRSSSWDIGLSKTGYINEAGKCLVMHATIGNNPVVIVLLDSWGKLTRMGDANRIKKWLENRKQLAALGSKTG, from the coding sequence TTGCAAAAATCGCGCGCCACGCCTGACCTCACCCGCGAGGGGGTGCCCAATCTGCTGTCGCACGCCGCCATGGTGTTTGATCCAATGACCGGCCGCGCGCTGTACGCCAAGAACGCCGACGTGCCAATGCCGATTGCCTCCATCACCAAGTTGATGACCGCAATGGTGGTGCTGGAGGCCAAACAGAATATGGACGAGCCGGTGATTATCGATAGCGCGGACATCGATACCATCAAAAGTTCCCGCTCGCGCCTGCCGGTTGGCACCGCGTTTCGGCGCGAGGATTTGTTGCGGCTTGCCTTGATGGCGTCGGATAACCGCGCGGCTGCCTCGTTGGGCCGCACTTATCCCGGCGGCACGCCTGCATTTGTCGACGCCATGAATGCCAAGGCGAAGCTGATTGGCATGCAGAATTCCAGATTTGTCGATCCAACCGGCTTGGCACCCGCCAATGTTGCAAGCCCGCAGGATCTCGCGCTGCTGGTTGCCGAAGCGTCAAGCTTTCCGCAGATTCGTGAGTATTCGACGACACCGCAATTGCACGTCACGCTTCCGAACGGCAAACGTGCCATGGGCTTTAACAACACCAATGCGCTGGTGCGTTCCTCGAGCTGGGATATCGGCCTTTCCAAGACCGGCTACATCAACGAAGCAGGAAAATGCCTGGTGATGCACGCGACCATCGGCAATAACCCGGTGGTGATCGTATTGCTCGATTCCTGGGGTAAGCTGACACGAATGGGCGATGCCAACCGTATCAAGAAATGGCTCGAAAATCGCAAACAACTGGCAGCGCTTGGGTCGAAGACTGGCTGA
- a CDS encoding alpha/beta hydrolase: MKFLVQQQPAYVYTGGKPFDSSKPTVIFVHGAANDHSVWTLQARYFAHHGWNAMAVDLPGHGKSFGEAKTSIAAYGDWLIDLLDNGAVTKAALVGHSMGSLIALDCAARHGTRVSQIALLGASAPMPVSDVLLDAARHRPAEAFDMLNIWGHAPQLKWGRNPTPGTSSMMAYKRLLEQSRPGILANDLTACQVFVPDDAFFANIRVPALVVAGMRDMMTPAKSAQALAARIADCCVLKLEETGHAMMQEAPGKTLDTLRNFLKS; this comes from the coding sequence ATGAAGTTCCTGGTTCAGCAGCAACCCGCGTACGTGTACACCGGCGGAAAACCGTTCGATTCGTCCAAACCGACCGTCATCTTCGTTCACGGCGCTGCCAATGACCACAGCGTGTGGACCTTGCAGGCGCGCTATTTCGCGCACCACGGGTGGAACGCAATGGCCGTTGATTTACCGGGACACGGCAAGAGCTTTGGCGAGGCGAAAACATCCATAGCCGCTTACGGCGACTGGCTCATCGACCTACTCGACAACGGCGCCGTCACCAAGGCCGCGCTGGTGGGACACAGCATGGGTTCGCTGATCGCACTCGATTGTGCGGCACGCCACGGCACCCGCGTGTCACAGATTGCGTTGCTTGGCGCCAGCGCACCAATGCCGGTCTCGGACGTGTTGCTGGACGCGGCGCGTCACCGACCCGCCGAGGCATTTGACATGCTGAATATATGGGGTCATGCGCCGCAGTTGAAGTGGGGCAGGAACCCGACACCCGGCACATCCTCGATGATGGCCTACAAACGCTTGCTCGAGCAAAGCCGACCGGGAATACTCGCGAACGATCTCACGGCTTGTCAGGTGTTCGTCCCGGATGACGCGTTCTTTGCAAATATCCGCGTACCCGCTCTTGTCGTGGCAGGCATGCGCGACATGATGACACCGGCGAAGTCCGCGCAGGCGCTGGCCGCGCGCATCGCTGATTGCTGCGTTTTGAAACTCGAAGAAACCGGGCACGCCATGATGCAGGAGGCACCAGGGAAAACCCTCGATACATTGAGGAATTTTCTGAAGTCATGA
- a CDS encoding cytochrome c4 — protein sequence MKITWHKWALIAGVLAMSGTAFAAPPSPEMLANACAGCHGTNGASAGPSMPSLAGQSQLSIVESMKGFKSGDRPSTVMGRLAKGYSDADYEAMGGFFSRQKLFATSQSVDKVKATKGEELHEKNCARCHVENGKEIKDNSPILARQWVKYLEIQMQDYASGKRKMFDRKEEKMKPLSKEDLEAIAHFYASVK from the coding sequence ATGAAAATAACTTGGCATAAATGGGCACTCATTGCCGGTGTGCTGGCGATGTCGGGAACTGCTTTCGCGGCACCGCCGTCACCCGAAATGCTGGCCAATGCCTGTGCCGGCTGTCACGGCACAAACGGTGCCAGCGCGGGCCCGAGCATGCCCAGTCTGGCAGGGCAATCACAGCTTTCCATTGTTGAGTCGATGAAAGGGTTCAAGAGCGGTGATCGCCCCTCGACCGTCATGGGGCGTCTGGCCAAGGGTTATTCCGACGCGGACTATGAGGCGATGGGGGGATTTTTCTCCAGGCAAAAGCTGTTTGCCACCAGCCAGTCCGTGGACAAGGTCAAGGCGACCAAGGGTGAAGAACTTCACGAGAAAAATTGCGCACGTTGCCACGTTGAGAATGGCAAGGAGATCAAGGATAACTCCCCGATTCTCGCCAGACAATGGGTGAAGTACCTGGAAATCCAGATGCAGGATTACGCCTCCGGCAAGCGCAAGATGTTCGACCGTAAAGAGGAAAAAATGAAGCCCCTCTCCAAAGAAGACCTCGAAGCCATCGCGCATTTTTACGCCAGCGTCAAATAA
- the clpA gene encoding ATP-dependent Clp protease ATP-binding subunit ClpA has protein sequence MIAQELEVSLHMAFVEARQKRHEFITVEHLLLALLENPSAQEVLRACAAKVDELKKALTEFIEQHTPIVAGDGEVNTQPTLGFQRVIQRAILHVQSSGKKEVTGANVLVAIYGEKDSHAVYFLHQQGVSRLDVVNFISHGISKAAPGGGQKEEAETENAEGEQSGGALESYTLHLNQMAIDGKIDPLIGREHEVERVIQILCRRRKNNPLLVGEAGVGKTAIAEGLAKRIVDGQVPEILAKAQVYSLDMGALLAGTKYRGDFEQRLKAVLKQLIENPNAVLFIDEIHTLIGAGSASGGTLDASNLLKPALSSGQLKCIGATTYGEYRGVFEKDHALSRRFQKIDVTEPSIAETIEILKGLKSRFESHHGVKYTSTALTTAAELSAKYINDRHLPDKAIDVIDEAGAAQRVAPKSKQKKTIGKPEIEEIIAKIARIPTRNVSSDDRSALKTLDRDLKSVVFGQDKAIEALSSAIKMARSGLGNTAKPIGSFLFSGPTGVGKTEVAKQLAFILGVELIRFDMSEYMERHAVSRLIGAPPGYVGFDQGGLMTEAITKHPYSVLLLDEIEKAHPDIFNVLLQVMDHGTLTDTNGRKADFRNVVIVMTTNAGAAELSKTSMGFANERKAGDEMAEIKRMFTPEFRNRLDATISFAPLNEDVILRVVDKFLMQLEAQLTEKKVDVTYTEGLKKYLAKNGFDPTMGARPMARLIQDTIRRALAEELLFGRLASGGKVTIDVDADQKVKLDISEEKEPVTQES, from the coding sequence ATGATCGCCCAGGAACTCGAAGTCAGCTTGCACATGGCATTTGTCGAAGCGCGACAAAAGCGGCACGAGTTCATTACGGTCGAGCACTTGTTGCTCGCCCTGCTCGAAAATCCGTCCGCACAGGAGGTGCTGAGAGCGTGCGCGGCCAAAGTTGACGAATTGAAAAAAGCGCTGACGGAATTCATCGAACAGCACACGCCAATTGTCGCCGGCGATGGTGAAGTAAACACGCAGCCGACACTAGGTTTTCAGCGCGTGATACAAAGGGCCATCTTGCACGTGCAGTCCTCTGGCAAGAAGGAAGTCACTGGCGCCAACGTATTGGTCGCGATCTATGGTGAAAAAGACTCGCACGCGGTGTATTTCCTGCATCAACAAGGTGTTTCGCGACTGGATGTTGTGAATTTCATTTCGCACGGCATCTCCAAGGCGGCGCCAGGAGGCGGCCAGAAAGAGGAGGCCGAGACTGAAAATGCAGAGGGTGAGCAGTCCGGCGGTGCGCTGGAAAGTTACACGTTGCATCTCAATCAGATGGCCATCGATGGCAAGATCGACCCGCTGATCGGACGCGAGCACGAAGTTGAGCGCGTGATCCAGATTCTATGCCGCCGCCGCAAGAACAATCCGTTGTTGGTGGGTGAAGCCGGCGTGGGCAAGACAGCGATTGCCGAGGGGCTTGCCAAGCGAATTGTTGATGGCCAGGTGCCGGAAATACTCGCCAAGGCGCAGGTGTACTCGCTGGACATGGGGGCTCTGCTGGCGGGCACGAAATATCGCGGCGATTTTGAACAGCGTTTGAAAGCGGTACTGAAGCAACTCATCGAGAATCCGAACGCAGTTCTGTTCATCGACGAGATTCATACCCTCATCGGCGCGGGATCCGCATCGGGCGGCACGCTGGATGCGTCCAATCTGTTGAAACCGGCGCTTTCTTCCGGGCAGTTGAAGTGTATTGGCGCAACTACCTACGGCGAATATCGCGGCGTCTTCGAGAAGGACCACGCACTCTCGCGGCGCTTCCAGAAGATCGATGTGACCGAGCCTTCCATTGCCGAGACCATTGAAATCCTGAAGGGTTTGAAGAGCCGTTTCGAGTCCCATCACGGCGTCAAGTACACCTCGACCGCATTGACGACTGCGGCCGAGCTCTCCGCCAAGTACATCAACGATCGTCATCTCCCGGATAAGGCCATCGATGTAATCGATGAGGCCGGGGCGGCGCAGCGCGTGGCGCCCAAGTCGAAGCAGAAGAAAACCATCGGCAAGCCGGAGATCGAGGAAATCATTGCCAAGATCGCGCGCATTCCCACGCGCAATGTGTCCTCCGATGACCGTAGCGCATTGAAAACGCTGGACCGTGACTTGAAATCCGTCGTGTTTGGCCAGGACAAGGCAATCGAAGCGTTGTCCTCAGCCATCAAGATGGCGCGTTCCGGCTTGGGAAATACCGCGAAGCCGATTGGGTCATTCCTGTTCTCCGGCCCCACCGGTGTCGGCAAGACCGAAGTGGCCAAGCAACTCGCATTCATACTCGGCGTGGAACTCATTCGCTTTGACATGTCGGAATACATGGAACGCCATGCAGTATCGCGTTTGATCGGCGCGCCTCCCGGCTATGTCGGGTTCGATCAGGGCGGCTTGATGACGGAGGCGATTACCAAGCATCCGTATTCCGTGTTGTTGCTCGACGAAATCGAAAAGGCGCACCCGGACATTTTTAACGTACTGTTGCAGGTGATGGACCATGGCACCCTGACCGACACGAACGGGCGCAAGGCAGACTTCCGCAATGTCGTGATTGTCATGACCACCAATGCAGGCGCCGCCGAGCTTTCAAAAACGTCGATGGGTTTTGCCAATGAACGCAAGGCTGGCGATGAAATGGCCGAAATCAAGCGCATGTTCACGCCGGAGTTCCGCAACCGGCTGGACGCGACAATTTCGTTTGCTCCGCTCAATGAAGACGTCATCCTGCGCGTGGTCGACAAGTTCCTGATGCAGCTCGAAGCGCAGCTCACCGAGAAGAAAGTGGACGTCACGTACACCGAGGGGCTCAAGAAATATCTGGCGAAGAACGGGTTTGACCCGACTATGGGCGCCAGGCCGATGGCGAGGTTGATTCAGGACACGATTCGTCGCGCACTCGCCGAGGAGCTTTTGTTCGGTCGCCTGGCAAGTGGTGGCAAGGTGACCATCGATGTTGATGCAGATCAAAAAGTGAAACTCGACATCAGCGAGGAAAAAGAGCCGGTCACGCAAGAATCCTGA
- a CDS encoding cold-shock protein, with protein sequence MATGTVKWFNDAKGFGFITPDDGSDDLFAHFSAIQMNGFKTLKEGQKVSFEVTQGPKGKQASNIGNP encoded by the coding sequence ATGGCAACAGGAACAGTCAAATGGTTTAACGATGCAAAGGGTTTTGGTTTCATCACCCCCGACGATGGGAGCGATGATCTTTTCGCCCACTTCTCGGCAATCCAGATGAATGGTTTCAAAACCCTTAAAGAAGGCCAGAAAGTCAGCTTTGAAGTGACCCAGGGTCCCAAAGGTAAACAAGCATCAAATATCGGTAATCCTTGA
- a CDS encoding NapC/NirT family cytochrome c, which translates to MTENPAPPSPGTASAGKETLWQRLRRPPKCSMLRMIILGIFGGIAIWGGLNTGVEYTNRTSFCLSCHEMTIPYEEYKKSIHYSNRTGTSVSCAECHVAGSKHPFDYARKLTAKLLAARDVLGKISGVVDTPEKFEAHRLVMAKRVWQKMKDTDSAECRNCHDFKTMDPTKQKDRSVVKHEGAIEDGKTCIDCHKGLVHKPVHQLLEVADAK; encoded by the coding sequence ATGACTGAAAACCCCGCCCCGCCTTCCCCCGGAACCGCTTCCGCAGGAAAAGAGACCCTTTGGCAGCGCCTGAGGCGGCCGCCAAAATGTTCAATGCTGCGCATGATCATTCTGGGGATTTTCGGCGGCATCGCCATCTGGGGTGGCCTCAATACCGGTGTCGAGTACACCAACCGCACGTCGTTTTGCCTCTCCTGTCACGAGATGACGATTCCCTATGAGGAATACAAGAAGTCCATTCACTACAGCAACCGCACCGGCACCAGCGTCTCGTGCGCCGAATGTCACGTAGCGGGCAGCAAACATCCATTCGATTACGCGCGAAAGCTGACCGCGAAATTGCTGGCGGCCCGTGACGTGCTCGGGAAAATCTCGGGCGTGGTGGATACGCCGGAAAAATTCGAAGCGCATCGCCTCGTCATGGCGAAGCGCGTCTGGCAGAAGATGAAAGACACCGATTCCGCCGAATGCCGGAATTGTCACGACTTCAAGACCATGGACCCGACCAAGCAGAAAGATCGCTCAGTGGTGAAGCACGAAGGCGCGATCGAAGACGGCAAGACTTGTATTGATTGCCACAAAGGCCTCGTCCACAAGCCGGTCCACCAACTGCTCGAAGTAGCGGACGCAAAATAG
- a CDS encoding O-acetylhomoserine aminocarboxypropyltransferase — protein MSAPKYPHLDTLTVHAGQSPDPATGARAVPIYQTASFVFPDIDTAASLFNLERTGHVYSRISNPTLSVFEERMAALEGAPAAIAVASGQAALHLAIATLMGAGSHIVASNALYGGSHNLLSYTLPRFGIETSFVDGRDADAWRAAIRPNTRLLFGESVGNPGLDVLNIPMVAEIAHSRGLPLMVDATLTTPFLSRPVSQGADIVMHSATKFLSGHGVVIGGVLVDGGTFNWEGDGENAGKFPTLTEPYDGFHGMVMSEESSVAAFALRARREGLRDFGAAMAPMTAFQILQGLETLHVRMPRHVENTRKIVEFLSSHKAVARVTYPELESHPDHAVAKQLLPDGAGAVVSFEVRGGPGLAKVAGKTFIEKLSLFSHLANIGDAKSLVIHPASTTHFRMDAAALKASGISEGTIRLSIGIEHVDDLIEDLSKALYAAGKVAGI, from the coding sequence ATGTCCGCCCCAAAATACCCGCACTTGGATACCCTGACCGTTCACGCCGGCCAGTCACCTGACCCGGCAACGGGTGCCCGCGCCGTACCTATTTATCAAACCGCTTCATTTGTCTTCCCTGATATCGACACGGCAGCGTCTTTATTTAATCTGGAGCGGACTGGCCACGTTTATTCGCGTATTTCCAACCCGACGCTAAGCGTGTTTGAAGAACGCATGGCGGCGCTGGAAGGTGCACCGGCCGCTATCGCGGTCGCGTCAGGCCAGGCGGCGTTGCACCTCGCCATCGCCACCCTGATGGGTGCCGGGAGCCACATCGTGGCGTCAAATGCGCTTTACGGGGGATCGCATAACCTCCTTTCTTATACCTTGCCACGCTTTGGCATTGAAACCAGTTTCGTCGATGGTCGCGACGCCGACGCCTGGCGAGCCGCCATTCGTCCGAATACCCGGTTGTTGTTCGGCGAATCCGTCGGCAACCCCGGCCTCGACGTATTGAACATCCCGATGGTGGCCGAAATCGCGCATTCGCGAGGCCTGCCGCTGATGGTTGATGCCACGCTGACGACGCCGTTTCTGTCGCGCCCCGTGTCCCAGGGGGCTGACATCGTCATGCACTCCGCGACCAAGTTCCTATCCGGACACGGTGTGGTGATCGGCGGTGTGCTGGTCGATGGCGGCACGTTCAATTGGGAAGGGGACGGGGAAAATGCAGGCAAATTTCCCACGCTGACCGAGCCCTATGACGGATTTCACGGCATGGTAATGAGCGAGGAATCGTCCGTCGCCGCGTTCGCCTTGCGCGCGCGCCGCGAAGGCTTGCGGGATTTCGGTGCCGCCATGGCGCCGATGACCGCTTTCCAGATCTTGCAGGGGCTAGAGACATTGCATGTGCGCATGCCGCGGCATGTGGAGAACACACGAAAAATTGTCGAATTCCTGTCATCCCACAAGGCGGTCGCGCGAGTGACCTATCCCGAACTGGAATCGCATCCCGATCATGCTGTCGCCAAACAACTGCTGCCGGACGGCGCTGGCGCGGTGGTCAGTTTTGAAGTCAGGGGCGGACCGGGCCTGGCGAAGGTCGCTGGGAAAACCTTCATCGAAAAACTTTCGCTGTTCTCTCACCTGGCCAATATTGGTGACGCAAAATCTCTCGTCATTCATCCCGCGAGCACCACACACTTCCGCATGGATGCGGCGGCACTGAAAGCCTCCGGCATTTCCGAAGGAACCATCCGGCTCTCGATCGGCATCGAGCACGTTGACGATCTCATTGAAGATTTATCGAAAGCGCTTTATGCCGCTGGCAAGGTAGCCGGAATATGA